A window of Cryptomeria japonica chromosome 3, Sugi_1.0, whole genome shotgun sequence contains these coding sequences:
- the LOC131033760 gene encoding small ribosomal subunit protein RACK1, giving the protein MAEALVLRGTMEGHSDHVTAIATPIDNSDMIVSASRDKSILLWQLTKDTTYGVPRRRLTGHSHFVQDVVISSDGQFALSGSWDGELRLWDLNTGLTTRRFVGHSKDVLSVAFSIDNRQIVSASRDRTIKLWNTLGECKYTIQADADGHSNWISCVRFSPSATNPTIVSGSWDRTVKVWNLTNCKLKNTLIGHGGYVNTVAVSPDGSLCASGGKDGVTMLWDLAEGKRLYSLDAGDIIYALCFSPNRYWLCAATQQYVKIWDLESKSVVADLRPDFMPTKKSQIPYCTSLSWSADGSTLFTGYTDGKIRVWGIGHI; this is encoded by the exons ATGGCGGAAGCACTGGTACTGCGCGGCACAATGGAGGGGCACTCAGATCACGTGACGGCCATAGCGACGCCCATCGACAACTCGGACATGATCGTCTCCGCCTCGCGCGACAAATCCATCCTACTGTGGCAACTGACCAAAGACACGACCTATGGCGTGCCAAGGCGTCGCCTCACGGGCCATTCTCACTTCGTGCAGGACGTGGTGATCTCGTCGGATGGGCAGTTCGCACTGTCAGGGTCGTGGGACGGTGAGCTGCGGCTCTGGGATCTCAACACGGGTCTCACCACCCGGCGCTTCGTGGGACACTCTAAGGATGTTCTCAGTGTGGCCTTCTCCATCGACAATCGTCAGATTGTGTCTGCCTCTCGTGACCGCACCATCAAGCTGTGGAACACGCTAGGCGAGTGCAAGTACACCATCCAGGCCGATGCTGATGGACACTCTAACTGGATCAGTTGCGTACGCTTCAGCCCCTCCGCCACTAACCCCACCATCGTATCTGGATCCTGGGACCGCACCGTTAAGGTCTGGAACCTCACCAACTGCAAGCTTAAGAACACGCTCATAGGCCACGGTGGCTATGTGAACACTGTTGCCGTCTCTCCTGACGGTTCACTCTGCGCCAGCGGCGGGAAAGATGGGGTCACTATGCTCTGGGACCTTGCCGAGGGCAAGAGGCTTTATTCGCTCGATGCAGGGGACATTATCTATGCTCTCTGCTTTAGCCCTAACAGGTATTGGCTCTGCGCCGCTACGCAGCAGTACGTCAAGATTTGGGATCTCGAGAGCAAGAGCGTTGTTGCCGATCTTCGTCCCGATTTCATGCCCACCAAGAAATCCCAG ATTCCTTATTGCACAAGTTTGAGCTGGAGTGCAGATGGAAGTACATTGTTCACTGGTTACACAGATGGAAAAATCAGGGTCTGGGGAATTGGACATATTTGA